A section of the Malania oleifera isolate guangnan ecotype guangnan chromosome 2, ASM2987363v1, whole genome shotgun sequence genome encodes:
- the LOC131148216 gene encoding probable O-methyltransferase 3 — MGVPPELMRVVDETNYMSEKLFVRVADSDHLPFYGGHPSSGDWENGVPSAFQLAQGRPFWERMSGGGLNKLFNEAMASDTWLVGRVVVSECRGVFEGMKSVVDVGGGTGTLAMAIARAFLAVRCTVLDLPHVVEGLQAQQQQWCENLQFLGGDMFEAIPPADAVLLKWILHDWSDDESVKILKRCKEAIPSKEKGGKVIIIDMTLMDQSLQKGRLSSSNNDNDDERSQSVETQLFFDVLMMTLLTGKERTEKEWAKLFCDVGFSDYKIAPVLGLRSLIEVYP, encoded by the exons ATGGGGGTACCACCGGAGTTAATGAGAGTCGTTGATG AGACTAATTATATGAGTGAAAAATTATT TGTTCGGGTCGCTGATTCTGATCATTTGCCCTTTTAtgggggtcatccctcttctgggg ATTGGGAAAACGGCGTCCCTTCGGCGTTTCAGTTGGCGCAAGGGAGGCCCTTTTGGGAAAGGATGAGTGGAGGGGGACTGAATAAGCTGTTTAATGAAGCGATGGCCAGTGACACCTGGCTGGTGGGGAGGGTGGTGGTGAGCGAGTGCCGGGGAGTGTTCGAGGGGATGAAGTCGGTGGTGGACGTGGGCGGGGGCACGGGGACTTTGGCTATGGCCATCGCGCGGGCGTTCCTGGCTGTGAGGTGCACGGTGCTTGACCTGCCGCACGTGGTTGAGGGCTTGCAAGCGCAGCAGCAGCAGTGGTGTGAGAATTTGCAGTTTCTTGGAGGAGACATGTTTGAGGCTATTCCACCCGCGGATGCTGTATTACTTAAG TGGATATTGCATGATTGGAGCGATGACGAGAGTGTGAAAATACTAAAGCGATGCAAAGAGGCCATTCCTAGTAAAGAAAAGGGAGGGAAGGTGATAATAATTGACATGACATTAATGGATCAGAGCCTGCAGAAAGGAAGATTATCATCATCAAacaatgataatgatgatgagcGGTCTCAGTCTGTGGAAACCCAACTATTCTTTGATGTGCTGATGATGACTTTGCTTACTGGGAAAGAGCGGACTGAGAAAGAATGGGCAAAACTCTTCTGCGATGTTGGCTTCAGTGACTACAAGATCGCCCCCGTCTTGGGTTTAAGAAGTCTCATTGAGGTTTATCCCTAA